From the genome of Fusobacterium varium, one region includes:
- the aroF_2 gene encoding Phospho-2-dehydro-3-deoxyheptonate aldolase: protein MYIKTKKNIGEQEKEKIIEFLKRNGLGIIITEDEDIMKIGIIGNKKNVDLDVLLSFDGVDEMVPIGKSYKFVSREFQKEDTVIDIKGRKIGGGNFMLMAGPCAVESRKSIFEIAEKVKKSGAQVLRGGAFKPRTSPYDFQGLGEEGLKYMREAADKYNLLVVTEVMDTQDIPLISEYADILQVGARNMQNFSLLKMLGKCNKPILLKRGLSATMRDFLMAAEYIVAYGNTKIILCERGIRTFETITRNTVDINAVPLIKEKSHLPIIIDASHGTGRRSLVEPVTLAGVIAGADGAMVEVHENPECAVSDGVQSLDFYGFEKLTENLKKVLEVKKNLI from the coding sequence ATGTATATAAAAACTAAAAAAAATATTGGAGAACAGGAAAAAGAAAAGATAATAGAATTTTTAAAAAGAAATGGATTAGGAATCATAATAACTGAAGATGAAGATATTATGAAAATAGGTATAATTGGAAATAAAAAAAATGTGGATCTAGATGTGCTTTTATCTTTTGATGGGGTAGATGAAATGGTTCCTATTGGTAAAAGTTATAAATTTGTAAGTAGAGAATTTCAAAAAGAAGATACTGTTATAGACATAAAAGGAAGGAAAATAGGTGGAGGAAACTTCATGCTTATGGCAGGACCTTGTGCTGTAGAAAGTAGAAAATCTATATTTGAAATAGCTGAAAAAGTAAAAAAATCTGGAGCTCAAGTACTGAGAGGTGGAGCTTTTAAACCAAGAACATCGCCATATGATTTTCAAGGTTTAGGAGAAGAGGGACTTAAATATATGAGAGAAGCAGCAGATAAGTATAATCTTCTTGTTGTAACTGAGGTTATGGATACTCAGGATATACCTCTTATATCTGAATATGCTGACATACTTCAAGTTGGGGCAAGAAATATGCAGAATTTCAGCCTGCTTAAAATGTTGGGTAAATGCAATAAACCAATACTTTTAAAAAGAGGACTCAGTGCTACAATGAGAGATTTTCTTATGGCAGCAGAATATATAGTGGCATATGGAAATACAAAAATAATATTATGTGAAAGAGGAATCAGAACTTTTGAAACGATAACAAGAAATACAGTGGATATAAATGCAGTTCCTTTAATAAAGGAAAAATCACATCTTCCGATAATAATAGATGCAAGTCATGGAACTGGAAGGAGAAGTCTTGTAGAACCTGTGACGCTGGCAGGGGTAATAGCTGGGGCAGATGGAGCAATGGTTGAAGTACATGAAAATCCAGAATGTGCAGTTTCTGACGGGGTTCAATCATTGGACTTTTATGGATTTGAAAAACTAACTGAAAATTTGAAAAAAGTTTTGGAAGTGAAGAAAAATCTTATATAG
- a CDS encoding Smr domain, with amino-acid sequence MTYLFYFFVNYVILLNKAKVFDRLFCKKNLGDTAEMYNEIDLHQMNFDDALRVFITKYNALYKKGERKEIKVIHGYGSKFLDGEAVIRTKIRQFFSKNKDCVRMRIDLNPGVTYVMPLKNLPQPKKKKLGF; translated from the coding sequence ATGACATATCTCTTTTATTTTTTTGTAAATTATGTTATTCTATTAAATAAGGCTAAAGTTTTTGACAGGCTTTTTTGTAAAAAAAATTTAGGAGATACTGCTGAAATGTATAATGAAATTGATCTTCATCAAATGAATTTTGATGATGCTTTAAGGGTTTTTATAACTAAATATAATGCTTTATACAAAAAAGGCGAAAGAAAAGAAATAAAAGTAATACATGGATATGGTTCAAAATTTTTAGATGGAGAGGCTGTAATAAGAACTAAGATAAGACAGTTTTTCTCTAAAAATAAGGACTGTGTGAGAATGAGGATAGATTTGAATCCTGGAGTGACTTATGTTATGCCACTAAAAAATCTTCCTCAGCCTAAAAAGAAAAAACTTGGATTTTAG
- the nitA gene encoding Aliphatic nitrilase — protein sequence MKDLDKKCKIAVVQAAPIMFDKELCTKKAIKLIQEAAEKHSELIVFPELFIPGYPYGMTFGFTVGSRNADGRKDWKMYYDNSILVPGEETKLIGEAAKKANAYVSIGVSERDPLTATLYNTNLFFSPDGELVAVHRKLKPTGAERVVWGDADKDYFPVVETPWGVMGSLICWESYMPLVRVALYQKGITIYISPNTNDNEEWQATIRHIAIEGHCYFINCDMYFTKEMYPDNLHCPEEIAKLSDIVCRGGSCIIDPYGHYETNPVWDKEEIIYAELDMEKVPMSRMEFDACGHYSRPDVLELKVKE from the coding sequence ATGAAAGATTTGGATAAAAAGTGTAAAATCGCTGTTGTTCAGGCTGCTCCAATAATGTTTGATAAAGAACTTTGTACTAAAAAAGCAATCAAATTGATTCAGGAAGCTGCTGAAAAACACAGTGAATTAATTGTATTTCCTGAATTGTTTATTCCTGGATATCCATATGGAATGACATTTGGTTTTACTGTTGGAAGTCGTAATGCTGATGGTCGTAAAGACTGGAAAATGTATTATGATAATTCTATTTTAGTTCCTGGTGAAGAAACAAAACTTATAGGAGAAGCTGCAAAAAAAGCTAATGCTTATGTCAGCATTGGAGTTTCTGAACGTGATCCTCTTACAGCTACACTTTATAATACAAATCTATTTTTTTCACCTGATGGAGAATTAGTTGCTGTTCATAGAAAATTAAAACCTACTGGTGCTGAACGTGTTGTCTGGGGAGATGCAGATAAAGATTATTTCCCTGTAGTTGAAACTCCTTGGGGAGTAATGGGAAGTCTTATTTGCTGGGAAAGTTATATGCCTCTGGTTAGAGTTGCATTATATCAAAAAGGTATCACTATATATATTTCTCCAAATACCAATGATAATGAAGAATGGCAGGCAACTATTCGTCATATAGCTATTGAGGGACATTGCTATTTCATAAATTGTGATATGTATTTTACAAAGGAAATGTATCCTGATAATTTACACTGCCCTGAAGAAATTGCTAAACTTTCTGATATTGTATGTCGTGGAGGAAGCTGTATAATAGACCCATATGGACATTATGAAACTAATCCTGTTTGGGACAAAGAAGAAATTATTTATGCTGAACTGGATATGGAAAAAGTTCCTATGAGCCGTATGGAATTTGATGCTTGTGGACATTATTCCAGACCTGATGTTCTTGAACTAAAAGTTAAAGAATGA